A region from the Fusibacter sp. A1 genome encodes:
- a CDS encoding NADH-quinone oxidoreductase subunit F: protein MAVKTQRILTKKFKEYDPMSIEGYISLGGFKQFENCLNRKSEDVIEDIKKSGIRGRGGAGYPTGIKLEQSKVVPGEKKYIICNADEGEPGTYKDRQFIEFDPYSIVEGMLISALVADATDGYIYVREEYFHLHGLLHNAIQKTQEAGYLGTNIKGSGFNFSLEVFSGAGAYVCGEGGALIESIEGNPGKPRKKPPYTKVRGLFQLPTLVMNVETLAAIPAVLEFGVEKYMKLGTPDSIGTKVISVSGKVNKPGAFEVEFGASLNDIINELCGGMKDGAKPKFLQIGGASGPIVPAHEFDLRLCYQELWEHGFDVGSGAIVVADESVRLVDYLETVYEFFLDESCGKCTPCREGNRQITHILGRIAHGEHDDALIAKAEKYARLMKEVSFCGLGKTANAPLLSAIKNMRESFFE from the coding sequence ATGGCTGTTAAAACACAAAGGATACTCACAAAGAAGTTTAAGGAATACGATCCGATGTCGATCGAGGGTTATATCTCACTTGGTGGTTTCAAGCAATTTGAGAATTGTCTCAACCGAAAATCCGAGGATGTGATCGAAGACATCAAAAAATCAGGAATAAGAGGCAGAGGCGGTGCGGGCTATCCTACAGGAATCAAACTTGAGCAATCAAAAGTGGTGCCTGGAGAGAAGAAATATATCATCTGTAACGCCGATGAAGGCGAACCTGGAACCTATAAGGACCGTCAGTTCATTGAATTCGATCCCTACAGCATTGTAGAGGGCATGCTTATAAGTGCCCTTGTCGCAGACGCTACAGACGGTTATATCTATGTGAGGGAAGAGTACTTCCATTTACACGGGCTGCTGCACAATGCGATTCAAAAAACACAAGAGGCTGGTTATTTAGGCACGAATATCAAAGGATCGGGTTTCAACTTTTCACTTGAAGTCTTCTCGGGAGCTGGAGCATATGTTTGCGGCGAAGGCGGGGCCTTGATCGAGTCGATTGAAGGAAACCCTGGAAAACCGAGAAAGAAACCACCTTATACGAAGGTGCGTGGACTGTTCCAGCTACCGACACTTGTCATGAACGTCGAGACCTTGGCTGCGATTCCTGCGGTGCTAGAATTCGGCGTAGAGAAGTACATGAAACTGGGAACACCGGATTCGATTGGAACAAAAGTGATCTCTGTTAGTGGTAAAGTTAACAAACCTGGTGCCTTTGAGGTAGAATTCGGTGCGAGTCTTAATGATATTATTAACGAGCTTTGCGGCGGGATGAAGGACGGAGCCAAGCCTAAGTTTTTACAGATAGGCGGAGCGTCAGGTCCTATCGTTCCGGCTCATGAGTTCGATTTGAGACTGTGCTATCAAGAACTTTGGGAACATGGTTTCGATGTCGGTTCTGGTGCCATCGTGGTTGCGGACGAATCGGTCCGTTTAGTGGACTATCTCGAAACGGTATATGAGTTCTTCTTAGATGAGAGCTGTGGTAAATGCACGCCTTGTAGGGAAGGAAACAGACAGATCACACATATCTTAGGAAGAATCGCACATGGCGAGCACGATGACGCGCTGATCGCAAAAGCGGAAAAGTATGCGAGACTCATGAAAGAGGTTTCCTTCTGCGGGCTTGGTAAGACCGCGAACGCGCCTCTCTTGTCGGCGATCAAGAACATGCGTGAATCATTCTTTGAATAA
- a CDS encoding NAD(P)H-dependent oxidoreductase subunit E produces MTFTRETCQQVDAICEAHGNNESHLLPILQEAQELSPYHYISQEVASYIASKLNVTLAHVSAVISFFSSLSTEPRGKHVIQICKSTACLVNGYQNIRDSLEEHLGIKVGQVTDDQMFSLEYTECIGACDVSPAIRIDKTVHGNLTHEKVATILSEIRGR; encoded by the coding sequence GTGACATTTACAAGAGAAACTTGTCAACAAGTCGACGCTATTTGTGAAGCTCATGGAAACAATGAGTCACATCTTTTGCCCATTCTTCAAGAGGCGCAAGAGCTTAGCCCCTACCACTATATCTCACAAGAGGTGGCAAGCTATATAGCATCGAAACTCAATGTGACACTCGCTCATGTTTCGGCGGTAATTTCGTTCTTTTCATCGCTATCTACAGAGCCAAGAGGCAAACACGTCATTCAGATCTGTAAGAGCACAGCATGTCTAGTGAACGGTTACCAAAATATTCGTGATAGTCTAGAAGAGCATTTAGGAATTAAAGTGGGTCAGGTAACAGATGACCAGATGTTCTCACTGGAGTATACCGAATGTATTGGAGCTTGCGATGTATCACCGGCTATTCGAATTGATAAAACAGTACATGGCAACCTTACACACGAAAAAGTCGCTACGATTTTAAGCGAAATAAGGGGGCGATAG
- the rbr gene encoding rubrerythrin — MASIKGTKTEQNLLKAFAGESQARNRYTMFAKQAKKEGFNQIAALFLETADNERVHAERFFSFLEGGGVEITAMYPAGKVASTLENLKEAAAGENEEYTELYPHFAEVAKEEGFMQVAAAFTMIAKVEKEHEQRYLKLAANIENDEVFKKGEVERWKCDKCGYVHEGESAPEKCPACLHPQNYFEVKESNY, encoded by the coding sequence ATGGCTTCAATTAAAGGTACAAAAACTGAGCAAAACCTATTAAAGGCATTCGCTGGTGAATCACAGGCGAGAAACAGATATACGATGTTTGCAAAGCAAGCAAAAAAAGAAGGCTTCAATCAAATCGCGGCACTATTCCTTGAGACTGCCGACAACGAGAGAGTGCATGCGGAAAGATTTTTCAGCTTCCTTGAAGGTGGCGGAGTGGAGATCACTGCGATGTACCCAGCTGGAAAAGTTGCTTCAACACTTGAGAACCTTAAAGAAGCCGCTGCAGGCGAGAATGAAGAATACACAGAATTATATCCTCACTTTGCTGAAGTTGCCAAAGAAGAAGGATTCATGCAGGTGGCTGCTGCGTTTACAATGATCGCAAAAGTAGAAAAGGAACACGAACAGCGTTACCTTAAACTTGCTGCCAACATTGAAAACGATGAAGTATTTAAAAAAGGCGAAGTAGAAAGATGGAAATGTGATAAGTGCGGTTATGTTCACGAAGGTGAATCAGCACCTGAGAAATGTCCAGCGTGTCTTCATCCGCAAAACTACTTTGAAGTTAAAGAGTCAAATTACTAA
- a CDS encoding M20/M25/M40 family metallo-hydrolase → MNTDRLVKNFMDLVRIDSETGNEKPVADYIEPVLERLGFSVSYDKANLSFPSNTGNLIAKYGDTKSQRTLLLSSHMDTVRPGIGIRPEIKDGYIVSDGTTVLGSDDKAGIAAILEAIEFATENGDAIRPLEIVFCIAEEGGLNGSKFLDYSMIDAKMAVVFDSGGAPGEVIVNGPAQDKIDVVIKGKPAHAGVCPEEGISAIQIAASAINRMNLLRIDEDTTANVGTITGGQATNIVCPEVIIKAEARSQKNDKLNHQTAHMVECFEQAAEEFGAVAEINIERAYDAFEVSMESEIVKEVAKAIEAIGAKAHYKGTGGGSDTNNYNKKGIEAVNLGVGMEKVHTLDERISIENLTKTAQLAYQLITQ, encoded by the coding sequence ATGAATACAGATCGGTTAGTAAAAAACTTTATGGATTTAGTTCGGATCGATAGTGAGACAGGCAATGAAAAACCGGTTGCTGATTATATTGAACCAGTACTTGAACGCCTTGGATTTAGCGTAAGTTATGATAAGGCTAATCTTTCTTTTCCATCCAATACAGGCAATCTGATTGCTAAATACGGGGATACCAAATCTCAGCGCACACTATTGCTTTCAAGCCATATGGATACGGTAAGACCTGGTATCGGCATAAGGCCTGAGATAAAAGACGGATACATCGTCAGTGACGGGACTACGGTATTGGGTTCAGACGATAAGGCGGGAATCGCAGCTATACTTGAGGCGATTGAGTTCGCTACAGAAAACGGAGATGCCATCAGACCGCTTGAGATCGTATTTTGCATAGCGGAAGAAGGTGGACTCAATGGATCCAAGTTTCTCGACTATTCGATGATCGACGCTAAAATGGCCGTAGTATTCGATAGTGGCGGCGCTCCAGGCGAAGTGATCGTCAACGGACCAGCTCAGGATAAGATCGATGTTGTGATAAAAGGCAAACCTGCCCATGCGGGTGTTTGTCCTGAAGAAGGAATCAGTGCGATTCAAATCGCCGCATCTGCGATCAATCGTATGAACCTGCTTAGAATCGATGAAGACACCACTGCCAACGTGGGTACGATCACAGGGGGTCAAGCGACCAATATCGTTTGTCCTGAAGTGATCATCAAGGCAGAAGCCAGATCACAAAAAAATGATAAGCTGAATCATCAGACGGCACATATGGTCGAGTGTTTCGAACAAGCGGCTGAAGAGTTCGGCGCGGTGGCAGAGATCAACATCGAAAGAGCCTATGACGCTTTTGAAGTGTCGATGGAAAGTGAAATAGTAAAAGAAGTCGCAAAAGCGATCGAAGCGATAGGAGCTAAAGCCCATTACAAGGGAACAGGTGGAGGCTCGGATACCAACAATTATAACAAAAAAGGTATTGAGGCAGTCAATCTCGGGGTAGGTATGGAAAAGGTACACACACTCGATGAACGTATCAGTATCGAAAATCTGACGAAAACAGCGCAACTGGCATATCAGTTGATTACACAGTAA
- a CDS encoding ABC transporter ATP-binding protein: protein MKREVTTPKLVFGYAPLTSSLMLVIRVMLSAVPVATVYLSAWFIDTAIKSRGGDTREMLLALCAMIGLIGTAWALEQSFDLLKDALGLKLSVTLTPDIVEHCSRIKYEYFEHAATYDQLKRIKEDIHEKIQLSYINGLNLLTYMLKIASMFVVLYQQTVVMTLVIGVISLPLLIVAFKGGKRVYDAYEQSTKLFRKADIYRNILSSREHAYERVIFSFGDFINKKWQESFTEARRIDYKVTLQNFVRMKSSSLAVIFFSMSIAFLLAPSVADRSMSPGLYIGLITAVFKLVDVLSWELIVNVKDYSKYRLLVADLNRFYNYDKEIDSLQPLRHDSESRRISFDKVSFKYPSTTGPILKGIDFSLEPGKTYAVVGANGAGKSTLIKLLTGLYDEFEGSVMVGGKSISEMNKDELRAYFGIVHQDFTAYHLTLREQLKLAGVELDENKQSFLQALRDLKMEDWFASLPFGLDTHLGKLEKDGVELSGGLWQKIAILRVLLQNRPIQILDEPTAALDPLVERELYEQFERLSKDKTSILVTHRLAAASIADEILVLEEGAIVEHGTHEELMAEEGIYAGMYNTQRSWYHDIA, encoded by the coding sequence ATGAAACGTGAAGTCACTACACCTAAACTTGTATTTGGATACGCGCCTCTGACCAGCAGTTTGATGTTGGTGATCAGGGTGATGTTATCAGCAGTACCCGTCGCGACGGTATACCTTAGCGCATGGTTCATCGATACTGCGATAAAGAGCCGTGGCGGCGATACAAGAGAAATGCTTCTTGCACTGTGCGCCATGATAGGGCTGATCGGTACGGCCTGGGCCCTTGAACAGAGCTTTGATCTCTTAAAGGACGCTCTAGGGTTAAAACTGAGTGTGACGCTGACACCGGATATCGTAGAGCACTGTTCGAGAATCAAGTATGAGTACTTTGAACATGCCGCCACCTATGACCAGCTGAAGCGCATTAAAGAGGATATTCACGAGAAGATCCAGCTATCCTACATCAACGGATTGAATCTGCTGACATACATGCTCAAAATCGCGAGTATGTTTGTTGTCCTATATCAGCAGACCGTCGTGATGACACTTGTGATCGGAGTCATCTCACTACCCCTTCTGATCGTAGCCTTCAAAGGTGGAAAACGGGTCTATGACGCCTACGAGCAAAGTACAAAGCTATTTAGAAAAGCGGATATCTACCGCAATATCTTAAGCTCGAGAGAACATGCTTATGAGCGTGTCATTTTCTCCTTTGGTGATTTTATCAATAAAAAATGGCAGGAATCCTTTACTGAAGCGAGACGAATCGACTATAAGGTCACACTGCAAAACTTTGTGAGGATGAAAAGCTCCTCTTTGGCGGTGATCTTCTTCTCCATGTCGATCGCATTTCTACTGGCGCCGTCAGTGGCGGATAGGAGTATGAGCCCGGGGTTATATATCGGGCTGATTACAGCTGTCTTCAAGCTGGTTGATGTGTTGTCGTGGGAACTGATCGTCAATGTGAAGGATTATAGCAAATATCGTTTGCTGGTCGCCGATTTGAACCGGTTTTACAACTACGACAAGGAGATTGACTCATTGCAGCCCCTACGACATGATTCTGAAAGTCGGAGGATCTCTTTTGATAAGGTGAGCTTCAAGTACCCGAGTACGACGGGTCCGATTCTAAAGGGGATCGACTTTAGCTTGGAACCGGGCAAAACCTATGCTGTCGTAGGAGCGAATGGAGCTGGAAAATCTACACTCATCAAGCTTTTGACAGGTCTTTATGATGAGTTTGAGGGGAGCGTCATGGTTGGGGGCAAGTCCATATCAGAAATGAATAAGGATGAACTCAGGGCTTATTTTGGAATCGTGCATCAGGATTTCACCGCCTATCATCTGACGCTTAGAGAACAGCTTAAACTGGCAGGTGTCGAGCTGGATGAGAACAAGCAATCTTTTCTTCAGGCCCTAAGGGATCTGAAAATGGAGGACTGGTTCGCCTCATTGCCCTTTGGACTGGATACCCATCTAGGTAAACTTGAAAAAGATGGAGTGGAGTTATCAGGAGGGTTATGGCAAAAAATCGCTATTTTACGGGTTCTCCTTCAAAACAGGCCGATTCAGATTTTGGATGAGCCAACTGCCGCGCTCGACCCATTAGTGGAACGGGAGTTGTATGAACAGTTTGAGAGGCTGAGCAAAGACAAAACAAGCATATTGGTCACCCATCGCCTCGCCGCGGCGAGCATCGCCGATGAAATCCTAGTACTTGAGGAGGGGGCGATTGTCGAGCATGGCACCCATGAGGAGCTGATGGCAGAAGAAGGAATCTACGCCGGCATGTACA
- a CDS encoding ferritin translates to MLKDKLNQAYNKQINAEFYSAFLYLSMSAYFENRNLPGFANWMRIQFEEEQFHALKFYNYVNERGGRVVLEAMDQPITDWDNMIHVFEETLKHEEHVTSLINDLMALAIEERDYASTSFLQWFIDEQVEEESNVNSILDQLKLINGEGHAVLMLDRELATRTFVPPTNA, encoded by the coding sequence ATGCTTAAGGATAAATTGAATCAAGCCTATAATAAACAAATCAATGCAGAATTCTATTCGGCATTTCTTTACCTGTCGATGTCTGCCTATTTTGAAAACCGAAATCTGCCAGGTTTTGCAAACTGGATGAGAATTCAATTTGAAGAGGAACAGTTCCACGCACTTAAATTCTACAACTATGTGAACGAACGTGGCGGTAGGGTGGTGTTGGAAGCAATGGATCAGCCGATCACCGATTGGGATAATATGATCCATGTTTTCGAGGAAACACTAAAACATGAGGAACACGTGACAAGTCTTATAAATGATCTGATGGCACTTGCAATTGAAGAGAGAGATTACGCTTCTACAAGTTTCTTGCAATGGTTCATTGATGAGCAAGTGGAAGAAGAATCCAATGTGAACAGCATCCTCGATCAACTGAAGTTGATCAACGGCGAAGGACACGCTGTTTTAATGCTTGACAGAGAACTTGCGACACGTACATTTGTTCCACCGACAAACGCATAA
- a CDS encoding aminotransferase class I/II-fold pyridoxal phosphate-dependent enzyme → MNKQLATPLFDALKAYDERKVIPFDVPGHKHGKGLEKMREYYGDKMFELDVNSMPCLDNLSNPIGVIKEAEALAAEAFGADRAYFLVNGTSAGIQAMIMSVCEPGDKVILPRNCHKSATSALILSGAIPIYVQPQIDEQLGIAMSVELEDIKQTIADNPEAAAVFIINPTYYGAASDLKEIIRFAHQYNMMVLVDEAHGAHFHFHPDVPQSAMKLGADMSAVSLHKTGGSLTQSSILLLNEERIAHSKVKTTLSLTQTTSASYLLMASLDIARAQLATEGEERISNILKLCEEARVRIEGIEGLYAFGPDQIGHPGVFAFDTTKLGVNVAQLGLTGFEVYDMLFEHYNIQIEMADMYNILAIVSLGDTKESLSALVDALEDIALNRRKSEPVILYTATLTNPQVIVSPRDAYYATKHVVALEDAVGEISGESIMTYPPGIPIVTPGEKISAQMVEHIVRLKSQPSLMQGTEDPYVDFIKVLGY, encoded by the coding sequence TTGAATAAACAACTGGCAACACCTCTATTTGACGCACTCAAAGCATACGATGAGAGAAAAGTGATTCCTTTTGATGTTCCCGGGCACAAGCATGGCAAGGGTCTTGAAAAGATGAGGGAATATTACGGAGATAAGATGTTTGAGCTCGATGTGAACTCGATGCCTTGTCTAGATAACCTATCCAATCCGATCGGTGTGATCAAGGAAGCCGAAGCACTTGCAGCAGAGGCATTTGGAGCAGATAGGGCATATTTCCTTGTCAATGGTACCTCGGCAGGTATACAAGCGATGATCATGAGTGTCTGTGAACCGGGGGATAAGGTGATTTTGCCAAGAAACTGTCACAAGTCGGCGACTTCGGCGCTTATCCTATCGGGTGCGATACCGATTTATGTTCAGCCCCAGATTGACGAGCAGCTTGGAATAGCCATGAGTGTCGAACTTGAAGACATCAAGCAGACCATCGCGGACAACCCTGAAGCGGCGGCGGTGTTCATCATCAACCCTACTTATTATGGAGCTGCATCGGATCTCAAGGAGATCATCAGGTTTGCCCACCAGTACAATATGATGGTGCTTGTCGATGAAGCGCACGGAGCACATTTTCATTTTCATCCCGACGTACCTCAATCGGCAATGAAGCTTGGTGCCGACATGAGCGCTGTCAGCCTTCATAAGACAGGAGGATCTTTAACACAAAGCTCTATCCTTTTGTTGAATGAAGAGAGAATCGCGCACAGCAAGGTCAAGACCACACTTAGTCTGACTCAGACGACTTCGGCATCCTACCTTCTGATGGCTAGTCTTGATATCGCAAGGGCTCAGCTGGCGACAGAGGGGGAGGAGCGAATCAGTAACATTTTGAAGTTATGTGAAGAGGCTCGTGTGAGAATAGAGGGAATCGAAGGATTATATGCCTTTGGACCAGACCAGATCGGTCATCCCGGTGTGTTCGCATTTGACACGACAAAACTAGGTGTTAATGTCGCTCAGCTAGGGCTCACAGGTTTTGAAGTATATGACATGCTCTTTGAGCACTATAATATTCAGATTGAAATGGCGGACATGTACAATATTCTAGCAATCGTCAGCTTAGGCGATACAAAAGAGAGTTTGAGCGCGCTTGTAGACGCACTTGAAGATATTGCACTCAACAGACGAAAAAGCGAGCCGGTGATACTTTATACGGCGACGCTTACAAATCCTCAAGTGATCGTTTCTCCACGGGATGCCTATTATGCGACCAAGCACGTGGTCGCGCTTGAAGATGCCGTTGGTGAGATCAGCGGCGAGTCGATCATGACCTATCCGCCTGGAATACCGATTGTGACACCAGGCGAGAAAATCAGTGCGCAGATGGTGGAGCATATTGTTCGTTTAAAGAGCCAACCTTCGCTGATGCAGGGGACTGAAGACCCTTATGTTGATTTTATCAAGGTGTTGGGGTATTAG